The genomic interval CAACCTCCGTATCTCCCATGTAAAAAAAATCGTCCCGGCTGCGGTCGCTCTCCCGAAGCCGGGACATCTTTTTTCATAAGACCGAGGCAGGCATGGCATCGATCGAGCGGAGTCGAAACGCGCGGAGCCCCCGCGTTCGAACTATCGGGAAGGGTCGAAATCTTTTTTCGCTTATTTCAGGATGAGCACGCTTTCAGGCGGAATATGCAACACCGTTTGCGTGCCGTCCGCTTCCCCGGCCTTCGGCCGCGCAGAAACGCCGTATTCGCGGATCAGCGGAATCCGCGTTCCGCGGTCGCCACCCGCGAAGCCCGGCGGCGTGCAGGAGACCAGACGCTCGGAAACGGAGTGCGGGCTTTCCACGCGCGAAAGCCGCTCGAACACCTGGCAGTTTGAAAGGTCTCCCCTCGTTCGTTCGCGAATCGCGTGGGGCCTCACTCCGGCGAAAAAATCTCCGTCGGGAACGGGACTAGAAGTCTCTAAAAGCAAACCCCAGTCGGGAACCGCTATCCTTTTTTCGCCCGCGCGAACGGCCCGGCTGATATTGGAACAACCGGTGAGCCGCGCGCACTGGGCGGTCGCGCATCCGCCGAACAACGCGTCCCTGCCGCCCTGCTCCGCCACCGTGCCCGCGTGGACAACGATCATCGCATCGCAAAAGCGGTAGGCTTCGTCCTTGTCGTGGGTTACCAGAACGACGGTGCCGGGAAACGCCGAAAGCGATTCCCGGAGCTCTTCTTCCACCCGTTCCTTAACCACCCTGTCCAAAGCCGAGAACGGCTCGTCGAGAAACAGAACCCGGGGAGACGGAGCGAGCATGCGGGCGAGCGCGAGCCGCTGCTGCTGGCCGCCGGACATGAAGGAAGGCTTGCGGTCGCGCACATCCCAGAGGCCGAACCTGCGCAAAAGATCGTCGGAGATGTTCCGCATTTCTGCCGGAGAACAGGAAAGAGCGAGCTCGATGTTCTTGCGCGCCGACAAACGGGGAAACAGGGCGTAGCTTTGAAAGAGATATCCGCAGCCGCGGAGGCGCGGCGGAAGATTAATTTTCCGGCTCGAATCGAACACCGTCTCGCCGTCGATTTCAATAATGCCTTCGTCGGGCGTTTCGATGCCGGCGATGCATTTGAGCGTCATGCTTTTGCCGGAACCGGATTCTCCGATCAGCGCGATTTTTCCGCCGCCGGCTTCGAAGGAAATGTCCAGCGTCATATTCGATAATTTCTTGGTAAACCGCGCCGTTACGCTCATTTCATTCTCCTCTCGCACGCGTTGAGAGCGGCGACCGAGGCCAGCGATATGCACGCGACTACGGCGACCCACCGCAGGGCCAGATTGTTCCGGCCCGATTCCGCGGCAAAATATATCGCGACGGGAATAGTTTGCGTTTTTCCGGGAATATTTCCCGCGAGCATGAGCGTCGCGCCGAATTCTCCCAGGGCGCGCGCGAAGGCGAGCGCAGTTCCCGCGAGCAGGCCCGGAAGCGCGGAGGGAATCAATACGCGAAGGAAAATCGAGCGTTCGGTCATTCCCAGCGTGCGCGCGGCGGGAACGAG from Teretinema zuelzerae carries:
- a CDS encoding sulfate/molybdate ABC transporter ATP-binding protein → MSVTARFTKKLSNMTLDISFEAGGGKIALIGESGSGKSMTLKCIAGIETPDEGIIEIDGETVFDSSRKINLPPRLRGCGYLFQSYALFPRLSARKNIELALSCSPAEMRNISDDLLRRFGLWDVRDRKPSFMSGGQQQRLALARMLAPSPRVLFLDEPFSALDRVVKERVEEELRESLSAFPGTVVLVTHDKDEAYRFCDAMIVVHAGTVAEQGGRDALFGGCATAQCARLTGCSNISRAVRAGEKRIAVPDWGLLLETSSPVPDGDFFAGVRPHAIRERTRGDLSNCQVFERLSRVESPHSVSERLVSCTPPGFAGGDRGTRIPLIREYGVSARPKAGEADGTQTVLHIPPESVLILK